In one Pseudomonas sp. 31-12 genomic region, the following are encoded:
- the der gene encoding ribosome biogenesis GTPase Der yields MVPVIALVGRPNVGKSTLFNRLTRTRDAIVGDLSGLTRDRQYGEAKWQGRSYILVDTGGISGDEHGMDEKMAEQSLLAIEEADVVLFLVDAKAGFTAADQMIAEHLRKRNKRSYVVANKVDNIDPEMARAEFAPLGMGHAIPIAGAHGRGITQMLEIALSDFPKDDDELEEGEEEIVAEGEEAKRIPGPSEKDGIKIAIIGRPNVGKSTLVNRMLGEDRVIVYDEPGTTRDSIYIPFERNDEKYTLIDTAGVRKRGKIHEEVEKFSVVKTLQAIKDANVVIFVMDAREGVVDHDLNLLGFAIESGRALVIAINKWDGMTPSERDFVKVELQRRLFFVDYADIHFISALHGTGVGNLYASVQNSFKSAVTRWPTNRLTTILEDAVSEHAPPMVNNRRIKLRYAHLGGANPPIIVIHGNQIEKVPKSYVRYLENTYRRVLKLVGTPIRIEFKGGENPYEGNKTSLTDRQVNKKRRMMSHHKKADKKRRDKR; encoded by the coding sequence ATGGTTCCCGTAATCGCCCTGGTGGGCCGACCGAACGTCGGCAAGTCCACCTTGTTCAACCGCCTGACCAGGACTCGCGACGCCATCGTCGGCGACTTGTCCGGTCTGACCCGTGATCGCCAATACGGTGAGGCCAAGTGGCAAGGGCGTTCCTACATTCTGGTCGACACCGGCGGTATCTCCGGTGACGAGCACGGTATGGACGAAAAAATGGCCGAGCAGTCGCTGCTGGCCATTGAAGAAGCGGATGTCGTTCTGTTCCTGGTAGATGCCAAGGCCGGTTTCACCGCCGCCGACCAGATGATCGCCGAGCATTTGCGCAAACGTAACAAGCGTTCCTACGTGGTTGCCAACAAGGTCGACAACATCGACCCTGAAATGGCCCGCGCCGAATTCGCCCCGTTGGGCATGGGCCACGCGATTCCGATCGCCGGTGCACATGGTCGTGGCATCACCCAGATGCTGGAAATCGCCCTCAGCGACTTCCCGAAAGATGATGACGAGCTGGAAGAAGGCGAGGAAGAGATCGTTGCCGAAGGCGAGGAAGCCAAGCGCATTCCTGGCCCAAGCGAAAAAGACGGGATCAAGATCGCGATCATCGGCCGCCCGAACGTCGGCAAGTCGACCCTGGTCAATCGCATGCTCGGTGAAGACCGGGTCATCGTCTATGACGAACCCGGCACCACCCGCGACAGTATCTACATCCCGTTCGAGCGTAATGACGAGAAGTACACGCTGATCGACACCGCCGGTGTGCGCAAGCGCGGCAAGATCCACGAAGAAGTCGAAAAATTCTCCGTGGTCAAAACCCTGCAGGCGATCAAAGACGCCAACGTGGTGATCTTTGTGATGGACGCCCGCGAAGGCGTGGTCGATCACGATCTCAACCTGCTGGGCTTCGCCATTGAGTCGGGTCGTGCGCTGGTCATCGCGATCAACAAGTGGGACGGCATGACGCCGAGCGAGCGCGACTTCGTGAAGGTCGAGCTGCAACGTCGACTGTTCTTCGTTGACTACGCCGACATCCACTTCATCTCGGCCCTGCACGGCACGGGCGTGGGCAACCTCTACGCCTCCGTACAGAACTCGTTCAAGTCTGCGGTCACCCGCTGGCCAACCAACCGCCTGACCACGATCCTGGAAGATGCGGTCAGTGAGCACGCGCCGCCGATGGTCAACAACCGCCGGATCAAGCTGCGTTATGCCCACTTGGGTGGTGCGAACCCGCCGATCATCGTGATCCACGGTAACCAGATCGAGAAGGTGCCGAAGTCGTACGTCCGTTATCTGGAAAACACTTACCGTCGTGTCTTGAAGCTGGTCGGTACGCCGATTCGCATCGAGTTCAAGGGCGGCGAGAACCCATATGAAGGTAACAAGACCTCGCTCACCGACCGTCAGGTCAACAAGAAACGCCGCATGATGTCGCACCACAAAAAGGCCGACAAAAAGCGCCGCGACAAGCGTTGA
- the bamB gene encoding outer membrane protein assembly factor BamB, with protein MRDVIRWKHAALLALAILAAGCSSNSKKELPPAELTDFKEEVVLQKQWSRSIGDGQGETYNMLVPAIEGDTIYAADVTGVVMALDRSNGDVKWKKDLELPVSGAVGVGYGLVMFGTIKGEIVALDAINGEEKWRARVSSEVLAPPANNGDVVVVQTQDDRLIGLDAATGNQRWLYDSTPAVLTLRGTSAPIVTNRLAVAGLSTGKVVALDISNGVPVWEQRVAIPQGRSELERVVDIDGGLLLSGGTLYVASYQGRVAALDLESGRQLWQRDASSYAGVAQGFGSVYVSLSSGTVEGVDERSTTALWSNDSLARRQLSAPEVFSSYVAVGDMEGYLHLLSQVDGRFVGRERIDSDGLRARPLVVGDTIYVYGNSGKLEALTIK; from the coding sequence ATGCGTGACGTGATCCGTTGGAAACATGCAGCATTGCTGGCTCTGGCCATTTTGGCCGCGGGTTGCAGCAGCAACAGCAAAAAAGAATTGCCACCGGCCGAGTTGACCGACTTCAAGGAAGAAGTGGTTCTGCAAAAGCAGTGGAGTCGTTCGATCGGTGACGGTCAGGGCGAAACCTACAACATGCTGGTTCCGGCGATCGAAGGCGATACCATTTATGCCGCCGACGTCACTGGCGTGGTGATGGCGCTGGATCGCAGCAACGGCGACGTCAAATGGAAGAAGGACCTTGAACTGCCTGTTTCCGGCGCCGTTGGCGTGGGTTACGGTCTGGTCATGTTCGGTACCATCAAGGGCGAAATCGTTGCCCTGGATGCGATCAACGGTGAAGAGAAATGGCGCGCTCGCGTGTCCAGCGAAGTCCTCGCACCGCCGGCCAACAACGGTGACGTTGTGGTGGTTCAGACTCAGGACGACCGTCTGATCGGTCTGGATGCCGCTACCGGCAACCAGCGCTGGTTGTATGACAGCACCCCTGCGGTCCTGACCTTGCGCGGCACCAGCGCACCGATCGTTACCAACCGCCTCGCGGTGGCTGGCCTGTCGACCGGTAAAGTGGTCGCTCTCGATATTTCCAACGGCGTGCCGGTGTGGGAACAACGGGTCGCGATTCCACAAGGCCGTTCGGAACTGGAACGTGTGGTTGATATCGACGGCGGCTTGCTGCTGTCCGGCGGTACGCTGTATGTCGCCAGCTACCAGGGTCGCGTTGCGGCACTGGATCTGGAAAGCGGTCGTCAGCTCTGGCAGCGTGATGCTTCCAGCTATGCCGGCGTCGCCCAAGGTTTTGGCAGCGTATACGTGAGCCTGTCTTCGGGCACCGTTGAAGGCGTCGACGAACGTTCCACCACAGCCTTGTGGAGCAACGATTCGCTGGCCCGTCGTCAACTGTCGGCTCCGGAAGTGTTTTCCAGCTATGTTGCAGTCGGTGATATGGAAGGCTACCTGCACCTGCTGAGCCAGGTGGACGGTCGTTTCGTCGGCCGCGAGCGCATCGACAGCGACGGCCTGCGTGCCCGTCCGCTGGTGGTGGGTGACACGATTTATGTATATGGCAACAGCGGCAAACTGGAAGCCCTGACCATTAAGTAA
- a CDS encoding tetratricopeptide repeat protein produces the protein MSSTEDENLADLKDWWTRNGKPLVTGGLLALVIVFGWQAFQKYQSNQSQGASILYQQLLETTLTPDGKPDAARVSDLAGKLNSEFGGSAYAQYGSLFVAKVAVDSGKLDDAATELKAIVAKPANPALGEIARQRLAQVLAAQNKVDEALKLLEGDADKAFLATREELKGDLLVQLGRTDEANAAYQKAKAALSDEAAVGGLQIKLDDLAKGDA, from the coding sequence GTGTCGAGTACCGAAGACGAAAACCTGGCGGATTTAAAGGACTGGTGGACACGCAACGGCAAGCCCCTGGTCACTGGCGGCCTGTTGGCGCTGGTCATCGTGTTCGGCTGGCAGGCCTTTCAGAAGTATCAGAGCAATCAGTCGCAAGGCGCCTCGATTCTCTATCAGCAATTGCTCGAAACCACGCTGACGCCTGACGGCAAGCCTGATGCCGCCCGCGTTTCGGACCTGGCCGGCAAGCTCAACAGCGAGTTCGGCGGTAGCGCCTATGCGCAGTACGGCAGCCTGTTCGTGGCGAAAGTCGCGGTCGACAGCGGCAAGCTGGACGACGCGGCCACCGAGCTGAAAGCCATCGTTGCCAAACCGGCCAACCCGGCGCTGGGCGAAATCGCCCGTCAGCGTCTGGCGCAGGTGCTGGCCGCGCAGAACAAGGTCGATGAAGCCCTGAAGCTGCTCGAAGGCGATGCCGACAAGGCGTTCCTGGCCACTCGTGAAGAACTCAAGGGCGACCTGCTGGTGCAGCTGGGTCGTACTGACGAAGCAAACGCGGCGTATCAAAAAGCCAAGGCGGCACTGTCGGATGAAGCGGCGGTCGGTGGCCTACAAATCAAGCTGGACGACCTGGCCAAAGGGGATGCGTGA
- the hisS gene encoding histidine--tRNA ligase — MSKSLQAIRGMNDILPEQTPLWRHFEGTVSRLLDNYGYKQIRMPIVEFTELFKRSIGEVTDIVEKEMYTFDDRNGDSLTLRPEGTAACVRAVLEHGITGGGQVQKLWYIGPMFRHERPQKGRYRQFHQIGVEVFNLDGPDIDAELIILTWRLWGELGIRDAVKLELNSLGTSESRGRYREALVEFLSAHLDKLDEDSQRRLKTNPLRVLDTKNADTQAVLVDAPKMADYLDEESRVHFEGLKARLDAAGIPYVINPKLVRGLDYYSKTVFEWVTDKLGAQGTVCAGGRYDGLVEQMGGKPTPGVGFAMGIERLVLLLETLEQIPQEISRQVDVYLCAFGEAAELAGLALSERVRDQLPNLRLQVNAGAGSFKSQFKKADKSGALYALILGDDEMAQQVVGFKPLRGQGEQQSIAWDALAAHLATCVVQG, encoded by the coding sequence GTGAGCAAGTCTCTGCAAGCCATACGTGGCATGAACGACATCCTGCCCGAACAGACGCCCCTGTGGCGTCATTTCGAGGGCACCGTCTCGCGTCTGCTGGATAACTACGGTTACAAGCAGATCCGCATGCCGATCGTCGAGTTCACCGAGCTGTTCAAACGCTCCATCGGTGAAGTGACCGATATCGTCGAAAAAGAGATGTACACCTTCGACGACCGCAACGGCGATTCCCTGACCCTGCGCCCTGAAGGCACGGCGGCTTGCGTGCGTGCGGTGCTCGAGCACGGCATCACCGGCGGTGGCCAGGTGCAGAAACTCTGGTACATCGGCCCGATGTTCCGCCACGAACGTCCGCAGAAAGGCCGCTATCGCCAGTTTCACCAGATCGGAGTAGAGGTGTTCAACCTCGACGGTCCGGACATCGACGCCGAGCTGATCATCCTGACCTGGCGCCTGTGGGGCGAGTTGGGCATCCGTGATGCGGTCAAGCTCGAGCTCAACAGTCTGGGCACCAGCGAATCCCGTGGTCGTTATCGCGAAGCGCTGGTCGAGTTCCTGTCCGCTCACCTGGACAAGCTGGACGAAGACAGCCAACGCCGTCTGAAGACCAACCCATTGCGCGTGCTTGATACCAAGAACGCCGACACTCAAGCCGTCCTGGTCGATGCGCCGAAAATGGCTGATTACCTGGACGAAGAATCCCGCGTGCACTTCGAGGGCCTGAAGGCTCGCCTGGACGCCGCCGGCATTCCTTACGTGATCAACCCGAAGCTGGTTCGCGGGCTGGATTACTACAGCAAGACCGTTTTCGAATGGGTCACCGACAAGTTGGGCGCTCAGGGCACCGTGTGTGCCGGTGGTCGTTACGACGGTCTGGTGGAGCAGATGGGCGGCAAGCCGACCCCCGGCGTTGGTTTCGCCATGGGTATCGAGCGCCTGGTGCTGTTGCTTGAAACCCTGGAGCAGATCCCGCAAGAGATCTCCCGTCAGGTCGACGTCTACCTCTGCGCCTTTGGTGAAGCCGCCGAGCTGGCCGGTCTGGCCCTGAGTGAACGTGTTCGTGATCAATTGCCCAACCTGCGCCTGCAAGTCAATGCCGGCGCCGGCAGCTTCAAAAGCCAGTTCAAGAAGGCCGACAAGAGCGGTGCGCTGTATGCGCTGATCCTCGGTGACGACGAAATGGCCCAGCAAGTGGTAGGTTTCAAACCCCTGCGTGGCCAGGGCGAACAACAAAGCATTGCCTGGGATGCGCTTGCTGCACACCTGGCCACCTGCGTCGTGCAGGGTTGA
- the ispG gene encoding flavodoxin-dependent (E)-4-hydroxy-3-methylbut-2-enyl-diphosphate synthase: MHGESPIKRRESRKIWVGNVPVGGDAPIAVQSMTNSDTNDVAATVAQINRLEAAGVDIVRISVPDMDAAEAFGKIKQLVKVPLVADIHFDYKIALRVAELGVDCLRINPGNIGREDRVRAVVDAARDRGIPIRIGVNAGSLEKDLQKKYGEPTPAALVESALRHVEHLERLNFQDFKVSVKASDVFMAVAAYRLLAKEIVQPLHLGITEAGGLRSGTVKSAVGLGMLLAEGIGDTIRISLAADPVEEVKVGYDILKSLHLRSRGINFIACPSCSRQNFDVVKTMNELEGRLEDLLVPLDVAVIGCVVNGPGEAKEAHIGLTGGTPNLIYIDGKPSQKLTNDNLVDELERLIRQKAAEKVEADAAVIARG; this comes from the coding sequence ATGCACGGCGAATCTCCAATCAAACGTCGCGAATCGCGCAAGATCTGGGTCGGTAACGTGCCCGTTGGCGGCGATGCGCCCATCGCTGTTCAGAGCATGACCAACAGCGATACCAATGACGTGGCCGCCACCGTGGCCCAGATCAATCGTCTGGAAGCCGCTGGCGTCGATATCGTGCGCATTTCCGTGCCGGACATGGACGCCGCCGAAGCCTTCGGCAAGATCAAGCAATTGGTCAAAGTGCCCTTGGTGGCCGACATCCACTTCGACTACAAAATCGCGCTGCGCGTCGCCGAATTGGGCGTTGACTGCCTGCGAATCAACCCGGGCAACATCGGTCGCGAAGACCGCGTGCGTGCAGTGGTCGATGCCGCCCGTGATCGCGGGATTCCGATCCGCATCGGCGTCAACGCCGGTTCCCTGGAAAAAGACCTGCAAAAGAAATACGGCGAGCCGACCCCGGCCGCGCTGGTCGAGTCGGCCCTGCGTCACGTCGAGCACCTCGAACGCCTGAATTTCCAGGACTTCAAGGTCAGCGTGAAGGCCTCCGACGTGTTCATGGCCGTCGCCGCCTACCGCCTGCTGGCCAAGGAAATTGTCCAGCCGCTGCACCTGGGCATCACCGAAGCCGGTGGTTTGCGCTCAGGCACAGTGAAATCCGCCGTGGGCCTCGGTATGCTGCTCGCCGAAGGGATTGGCGATACTATTCGCATCTCGTTGGCGGCCGACCCGGTCGAGGAAGTGAAAGTCGGCTACGACATTCTCAAATCCCTGCACCTGCGTTCCCGTGGCATCAACTTCATCGCCTGCCCGAGCTGCTCGCGGCAGAATTTCGATGTGGTCAAGACCATGAACGAACTGGAAGGGCGCCTCGAAGATCTGCTGGTGCCGCTGGATGTCGCGGTCATCGGTTGCGTGGTCAACGGGCCCGGCGAAGCCAAGGAAGCCCATATCGGCTTGACCGGTGGCACGCCAAACCTGATTTACATCGACGGCAAGCCGTCGCAGAAACTGACGAATGACAATCTGGTGGATGAGCTTGAACGCTTGATCCGCCAGAAAGCGGCCGAAAAGGTCGAAGCCGACGCGGCAGTTATCGCCCGCGGCTGA
- a CDS encoding RodZ family helix-turn-helix domain-containing protein: protein MKAAHPEVVAANRVNPGETLRQARESNGWSLAEVALKLNLTVNSLSNLEAGAFDKLPGHTFARGYIRAYAKLLGMDQTVLVQQFDQSTGTDSQGSSVHSLGRIEEPVRVSHTILRIVSLLLLIAVIGGGFVWWQDQTSQRTKDLISPSPEHVEVEGADGTTQIHPLDEPEDQAVAEGQADGATALALPQAENSTEAPAEAEATAPAAAPPAAAPPAPAAPAPAAPAHSTAPVVATPVAPAPTAPVVSTPPASASVTPTIPAPAAAPVAGQGQVQLQFTADCWTQVTDGTGKVLLSGLKRKGENVSVSGKPPFAVRLGFARGAQVSYNGQAVDVAPFTSGETARLKLGQ from the coding sequence ATGAAAGCGGCGCATCCCGAAGTTGTAGCAGCGAATCGCGTTAACCCCGGTGAGACTTTACGCCAGGCCCGCGAAAGCAATGGCTGGTCGCTGGCCGAAGTGGCCCTCAAGCTCAACCTCACCGTTAATTCCTTGAGCAATCTGGAAGCCGGCGCATTCGACAAGCTGCCAGGGCACACCTTTGCTCGCGGTTATATTCGCGCGTACGCCAAGTTGCTGGGCATGGACCAGACCGTTCTGGTGCAGCAGTTCGACCAATCCACCGGCACCGACTCCCAGGGCAGCAGCGTCCACAGCCTGGGCCGTATCGAAGAACCGGTTCGGGTTTCACACACTATTTTGCGCATTGTCAGCCTGCTGTTGCTGATTGCAGTGATTGGTGGTGGTTTTGTCTGGTGGCAGGATCAAACCTCCCAGCGCACCAAAGACCTGATCAGCCCGAGTCCGGAGCATGTCGAAGTCGAAGGCGCTGATGGGACCACCCAGATCCATCCGCTGGACGAGCCGGAAGACCAGGCCGTCGCGGAAGGTCAGGCTGACGGCGCCACCGCGCTCGCGTTGCCGCAAGCCGAGAATTCCACTGAAGCACCGGCCGAGGCTGAAGCCACCGCGCCTGCTGCCGCCCCGCCTGCTGCCGCCCCGCCTGCACCTGCTGCCCCAGCGCCTGCTGCACCGGCACACAGCACTGCGCCCGTTGTCGCGACTCCAGTTGCGCCAGCACCGACTGCGCCTGTTGTGTCGACCCCGCCTGCAAGCGCATCGGTCACTCCGACCATTCCCGCTCCAGCTGCTGCTCCGGTGGCCGGCCAAGGCCAGGTTCAATTGCAGTTCACCGCCGATTGCTGGACCCAAGTGACTGATGGCACTGGCAAGGTGCTGTTGAGCGGTCTCAAGCGTAAAGGCGAAAACGTTTCCGTCAGCGGCAAGCCGCCCTTTGCCGTACGTCTGGGCTTTGCCCGTGGCGCGCAGGTCAGCTACAACGGGCAGGCGGTCGATGTCGCTCCGTTCACCAGTGGCGAGACTGCTCGCCTGAAGTTGGGTCAATAA
- the pilW gene encoding type IV pilus biogenesis/stability protein PilW has translation MSLRFALLLLLASLCAGCVLSGDFNPMKTSKGRDEARNAYVQLGLGYFQQGMTERAKVPLKKALDLDDSDPDANAALGLVFQAEMEPELADQHFRKALSSRPDDARILNNYGSFLFEEKRYKEAYERFEQAAADTLYPERSRVFENLGMTASKLGQRDLAQQQLEKALRLNRQQPRALLEMAELSFEDRHYVPARDYYDRFSLLTEQNARSLLLGVRLAKVFEDRDKAASFGLQLKRLYPGTPEYQQYLSEQ, from the coding sequence ATGTCCCTGCGCTTCGCGCTGCTTTTGCTGTTGGCCAGCCTGTGTGCTGGCTGCGTCCTGTCGGGCGATTTCAACCCGATGAAAACCAGCAAGGGTCGCGATGAAGCGCGTAATGCCTACGTGCAACTGGGCTTGGGATACTTTCAGCAAGGCATGACCGAGCGGGCGAAAGTGCCATTGAAGAAAGCCCTGGATCTGGATGACTCCGATCCGGATGCCAATGCGGCGCTTGGATTGGTGTTCCAGGCGGAAATGGAACCTGAGCTGGCAGACCAGCACTTTCGCAAGGCGCTGTCTTCCCGTCCCGACGATGCTCGAATCCTGAACAACTACGGCAGCTTTCTTTTCGAAGAAAAACGTTACAAAGAGGCTTACGAGCGCTTTGAACAGGCCGCCGCCGATACCCTGTATCCTGAGCGTTCGCGGGTATTCGAGAACCTGGGCATGACCGCTTCAAAGCTGGGTCAGCGTGATCTGGCGCAGCAGCAACTGGAAAAAGCCCTGCGTTTGAACCGCCAACAACCGCGTGCATTGCTGGAAATGGCTGAGTTGTCCTTCGAAGACAGGCATTATGTGCCCGCGCGTGACTACTACGATCGTTTTAGCCTGCTCACCGAGCAAAATGCACGTAGTCTATTGCTCGGCGTTCGGCTGGCAAAAGTGTTTGAAGATCGCGACAAGGCCGCCAGTTTTGGCCTGCAACTAAAACGACTCTATCCCGGTACGCCGGAATATCAGCAATACCTGTCGGAGCAATGA
- the rlmN gene encoding 23S rRNA (adenine(2503)-C(2))-methyltransferase RlmN → MTTSTVKTNLLGLTQQEMEKFFDSIGEKRFRAGQVMKWIHHLGVDDFDAMTNVSKALRDKLKAIAEVRGPEVVSEDISTDGTRKWVVRVASGSCVETVYIPQGKRGTLCVSSQAGCALDCSFCSTGKQGFNSNLTAAEVIGQVWIANKSFGSIPATADRAITNVVMMGMGEPLLNFDNVVAAMHLMMDDLGYGISKRRVTLSTSGVVPMIDELSKHIDVSLALSLHAPNDALRNQLVPINKKYPLKMLLESCQRYMSSLGEKRVLTIEYTLLKDINDKVEHAVEMIELLKNIPCKINLIPFNPFPHSGYERPSNNAIRRFQDQLHHAGFNVTVRTTRGEDIDAACGQLVGQVLDRTRRSERYIAVRELSAENDMAQNAAK, encoded by the coding sequence ATGACTACATCGACTGTAAAAACTAACCTGCTGGGTCTGACCCAACAGGAAATGGAAAAATTCTTCGACTCAATCGGGGAGAAGCGTTTCCGTGCCGGTCAGGTAATGAAATGGATTCACCACCTTGGCGTCGATGATTTCGACGCCATGACGAACGTCAGCAAGGCCTTGCGCGACAAGCTCAAGGCTATTGCCGAAGTTCGTGGTCCTGAAGTCGTCAGCGAGGACATTTCCACCGACGGCACCCGTAAGTGGGTGGTGCGCGTGGCGTCCGGCAGCTGCGTCGAGACCGTCTACATTCCCCAGGGCAAGCGCGGCACTCTGTGCGTTTCGTCCCAGGCAGGCTGTGCCCTGGATTGCAGTTTCTGCTCCACCGGCAAGCAAGGTTTCAACAGCAACCTCACCGCCGCCGAAGTCATCGGCCAGGTGTGGATTGCCAATAAATCGTTCGGCAGCATCCCGGCGACCGCCGACCGTGCCATCACCAACGTGGTGATGATGGGCATGGGTGAGCCGCTGCTGAACTTCGACAACGTCGTGGCCGCCATGCATCTGATGATGGATGACCTGGGCTACGGGATCTCCAAGCGCCGCGTGACCCTGTCCACTTCGGGCGTGGTGCCGATGATCGATGAGCTGTCCAAGCACATCGACGTCTCCCTGGCGTTGTCGCTGCATGCACCAAACGACGCATTGCGTAACCAATTGGTGCCGATCAACAAGAAATATCCGCTTAAGATGCTGCTCGAGTCGTGCCAGCGCTACATGTCGTCCCTGGGCGAAAAGCGCGTGCTGACCATCGAGTACACCTTGTTGAAAGATATCAATGACAAGGTCGAGCATGCCGTCGAGATGATCGAGCTGCTCAAGAACATCCCGTGCAAGATCAACCTGATTCCGTTCAACCCGTTCCCGCATTCCGGATACGAGCGCCCGAGCAACAATGCGATTCGCCGGTTCCAGGATCAGCTTCACCATGCAGGCTTCAATGTCACCGTACGCACCACCCGCGGTGAGGACATCGATGCCGCGTGTGGCCAATTGGTAGGGCAGGTGCTGGATCGCACCCGTCGCAGCGAACGTTATATCGCCGTGCGCGAATTGAGCGCCGAAAACGATATGGCGCAAAACGCCGCGAAATAA
- the ndk gene encoding nucleoside-diphosphate kinase, translated as MAVQRTFSIIKPDAVAKNVIGEITTRFEKAGLRVVASKLKQLSKAEAEGFYAEHSARGFFGDLVAFMISGPVVVQVLEGENAIALNRELMGATNPKEAAAGTIRADFADSIDANAVHGSDSEAAAAREISYFFAATEVTTR; from the coding sequence ATGGCTGTTCAACGTACTTTCTCCATCATCAAGCCTGACGCTGTTGCAAAAAACGTCATCGGCGAGATCACCACTCGTTTCGAAAAAGCAGGCCTGCGCGTTGTAGCTTCGAAACTGAAGCAACTGTCCAAAGCCGAAGCTGAAGGCTTCTACGCTGAGCACAGCGCTCGTGGTTTCTTCGGCGACTTGGTTGCTTTCATGATCTCCGGTCCGGTTGTCGTTCAGGTTCTGGAAGGCGAAAACGCTATCGCTCTGAACCGTGAGCTGATGGGCGCTACCAACCCTAAAGAAGCTGCTGCCGGCACCATCCGCGCTGACTTCGCTGATTCCATCGACGCCAACGCCGTTCACGGTTCGGACTCCGAAGCCGCTGCTGCTCGCGAAATCTCGTACTTCTTCGCAGCTACTGAAGTAACCACTCGCTAA
- the iscX gene encoding Fe-S cluster assembly protein IscX, whose translation MSLKWVDVLEIAIQLAESKPEVDPRYVNFVDLHKWVLALPEFSDDPTRGGEKVLEAIQAAWIEEAD comes from the coding sequence ATGAGTCTGAAATGGGTTGATGTGCTGGAAATCGCGATCCAACTGGCTGAATCCAAGCCGGAAGTGGACCCGCGTTACGTGAACTTCGTCGATCTGCACAAATGGGTGCTGGCATTGCCGGAGTTCAGTGATGATCCGACCCGCGGTGGCGAGAAGGTGCTTGAAGCCATTCAGGCCGCCTGGATCGAAGAAGCAGACTGA
- the fdx gene encoding ISC system 2Fe-2S type ferredoxin: MPQVIFLPHEKFCPDGMVVEAEPGISILELAHEHHIEMESACGGVCACTTCHCLIREGFDSLEEADELEEDYLDKAWGLEAQSRLACQAKVGTEDLTVEIPKYSLNHAAEAPH; the protein is encoded by the coding sequence ATGCCGCAGGTCATTTTTCTGCCACACGAGAAGTTTTGCCCGGACGGCATGGTTGTGGAGGCTGAACCCGGCATCTCCATCCTCGAACTGGCGCATGAGCACCATATCGAGATGGAAAGCGCTTGCGGTGGCGTCTGTGCCTGCACCACTTGTCATTGCCTGATCCGTGAGGGCTTTGACTCGCTGGAAGAGGCTGATGAACTGGAAGAAGACTATCTTGATAAGGCCTGGGGGCTGGAAGCTCAGTCGCGCCTGGCCTGTCAGGCAAAAGTCGGGACTGAAGACCTGACCGTTGAAATTCCGAAATACTCGCTCAACCATGCCGCCGAAGCGCCGCACTGA